The following coding sequences lie in one Frigoribacterium sp. SL97 genomic window:
- a CDS encoding PQQ-binding-like beta-propeller repeat protein yields the protein MTADGERLWSSDRDVRGGYSVTRSCLAVTDVRAQTVTCLDLATGDVRWTDPASSSSAVDGLPGQTDDRVFATATAAGPGPVVVRALDGSSGSAGARLSLPDGAVLAAAGRTVGYALAYGTSGGRSTLVAFDLSSGRALWEHAAELQVYAWAGRLVDVDVEGVARVLVSPERLAVPTVSSGG from the coding sequence TTGACCGCCGACGGCGAGCGCCTCTGGAGCTCGGACCGGGACGTCCGGGGCGGCTACTCGGTGACGCGCTCCTGTCTCGCCGTCACCGACGTGCGCGCGCAGACGGTGACCTGCCTCGACCTCGCGACGGGAGACGTGCGGTGGACCGACCCGGCGTCGAGCTCGTCCGCCGTCGACGGCCTGCCCGGCCAGACCGACGACCGCGTCTTCGCGACGGCGACCGCCGCAGGCCCGGGGCCCGTGGTGGTCCGTGCGCTCGACGGCTCCAGCGGCTCGGCCGGCGCCCGCCTGTCGCTGCCCGACGGAGCCGTCCTCGCGGCGGCGGGCCGGACGGTCGGCTACGCCCTGGCCTACGGCACCTCGGGTGGGCGGTCGACCCTCGTCGCGTTCGACCTCTCGAGCGGGCGCGCCCTCTGGGAGCACGCCGCGGAGCTGCAGGTCTACGCCTGGGCGGGGCGGCTGGTGGACGTGGACGTCGAGGGGGTAGCGCGGGTGCTGGTCTCCCCCGAGCGCCTCGCCGTCCCGACGGTCTCCTCCGGGGGGTGA
- a CDS encoding alpha-ketoglutarate-dependent dioxygenase AlkB, producing the protein MSLPFTASLLDGLSDGPDLAPLVGRVDHLDLGEGAWLDVVPGWASNSDALFERLVTDVPWRADRRQMYDRVVEVPRLVSSYDAGDALPDPVLAQARDDLNAYYALERGAPVEQRFDRAGLCFYRTGDDSIAWHGDHVGRTIDRDTMVGILSLGAPRTLAVRSRSTGTTRRFPLGHGDLLVMGGSCQRTHEHAIAKTKKAVGPRISVQFRPVWPT; encoded by the coding sequence ATGAGCCTCCCCTTCACCGCCTCGCTGCTGGACGGCCTGTCCGACGGCCCCGACCTCGCGCCGCTCGTCGGGCGAGTCGACCACCTCGACCTCGGCGAGGGCGCCTGGCTGGACGTCGTCCCGGGCTGGGCGTCGAATTCCGACGCCCTGTTCGAACGTCTCGTGACCGACGTGCCGTGGCGAGCCGACCGCCGCCAGATGTACGACCGGGTGGTCGAGGTGCCCCGGCTCGTCTCCTCCTACGACGCGGGCGACGCGCTCCCCGATCCGGTGCTCGCCCAGGCTCGAGACGACCTCAACGCGTACTACGCGCTCGAGCGTGGCGCCCCCGTCGAGCAGCGCTTCGACCGGGCGGGGCTGTGTTTCTACCGGACGGGCGACGACAGCATCGCCTGGCACGGCGACCACGTGGGGCGCACGATCGACCGCGACACGATGGTGGGCATCCTCTCGCTCGGGGCACCGCGCACGCTCGCGGTGCGGTCCCGATCGACCGGCACGACCCGGCGGTTCCCGCTCGGCCACGGCGACCTCCTGGTGATGGGCGGCAGCTGCCAGCGGACCCACGAGCACGCCATCGCCAAGACCAAGAAGGCCGTCGGCCCGCGAATCAGCGTGCAGTTCCGACCAGTGTGGCCCACCTAG
- a CDS encoding LacI family DNA-binding transcriptional regulator, whose protein sequence is MPATRDDVARLAGVSSSTVSYAISGRRTISVATRRRVEAAMAELNYTPNAFARGLAGARGGILALHYPYGRRGVTSSEFEYVAAATDRARERGYHLLLWSNPIDDVEGLGSLVSEGLVDGVILMELTARDDRVAVLSRSRLPFTNIGRPDDVEGLWFVDADYDSLARQAVDHLADLGHRRVFFLGQSIRAPERGSGPLDRTTRALRGPADERGLSLETHAATDSVPGGRRAFDAFAASTARPTAVLAFNEMALAGFVQAAAAAGLSIPDDLTVVALSIGDLAAEMTSPPLTTVNPPGADIAAAAVDDLVDRIEGRRHDAPHVLVAPRLVVRGTSAAAPSERAR, encoded by the coding sequence ATGCCGGCAACCCGTGACGACGTGGCGCGTCTGGCAGGCGTCTCGTCGAGCACCGTGTCGTACGCCATCAGCGGGCGACGGACCATCTCCGTCGCCACCCGCCGCCGGGTCGAGGCGGCGATGGCCGAGCTGAACTACACCCCCAACGCGTTCGCCCGGGGTCTCGCCGGAGCACGGGGCGGCATCCTCGCCCTGCACTACCCCTACGGACGCCGCGGCGTCACGTCGTCCGAGTTCGAGTACGTGGCGGCGGCCACCGACCGGGCGAGAGAGCGCGGCTACCACCTGCTGCTGTGGTCGAACCCCATCGACGACGTCGAAGGACTCGGCAGCCTCGTCAGCGAAGGCCTCGTCGACGGCGTGATCCTCATGGAGCTCACCGCGCGCGACGACCGCGTCGCCGTGCTGTCGCGGTCGCGCCTGCCGTTCACGAACATCGGTCGCCCCGACGACGTCGAGGGACTCTGGTTCGTCGACGCCGACTACGACTCGCTGGCCCGACAGGCCGTCGACCACCTCGCCGACCTCGGCCACCGACGCGTGTTCTTCCTCGGTCAGAGCATCCGGGCCCCCGAGCGCGGGTCGGGTCCGCTCGACCGCACGACGAGGGCGTTGCGCGGCCCGGCCGACGAGCGGGGCCTGTCGCTCGAGACGCACGCCGCCACCGACTCCGTCCCGGGCGGCCGCCGGGCCTTCGACGCGTTCGCCGCCTCGACGGCCCGCCCCACGGCCGTGCTGGCGTTCAACGAGATGGCCCTCGCCGGCTTCGTGCAGGCCGCCGCGGCGGCAGGCCTGTCCATCCCGGACGACCTCACGGTGGTCGCACTGAGCATCGGCGACCTCGCCGCCGAGATGACCTCGCCGCCGCTCACGACCGTCAACCCTCCCGGAGCCGACATCGCGGCCGCCGCGGTCGACGACCTCGTCGACCGCATCGAGGGTCGACGTCACGACGCCCCCCACGTCCTCGTCGCACCCCGTCTGGTCGTGCGGGGCACGTCGGCCGCCGCCCCGTCGGAGCGGGCTCGATAG
- a CDS encoding ABC transporter substrate-binding protein — protein sequence MRASLHRRFTGPLAILAASSFLLAGCSGTADPNDPNAGGAGGGDVGTADGVVNVYGTINGDEATLLEQSWADWEKANDIEIKYTGDKEFEKQIGIKVQGGDTPDLAIFPQPGLLADTVASGKVQELPADALANVKEGWSEDWQKYGQVDGKQYGAPLMASVKGYVWYSPAKFEEWGVEVPKTYDELVALSKTIQEKTGGPSWCAGFNSGEASGWPGTDWVEDLVLREAGPDAYDSWVAGDTEFTDPEIKAAFDSVGDILLDPTLVNAGYGDVKSINSTAFGDVATNVANGSCALTHQASFFEGFLTAANNASGQPATVAEDGDVWAFLTPPMKEGDPAAVTGGGEFVAAFSNDDDTAKVQAYLASADWANSRVSLGGVISANKGLDPENAGSDLLKGAVEILQGTDTTFRFDGSDLMPKSVGSDSFWKGMVDWIDGTDTDTVLDEIQAGYTS from the coding sequence ATGCGAGCATCCCTGCACCGCCGCTTCACGGGCCCCCTGGCCATCCTGGCGGCGTCGAGCTTCCTGTTGGCCGGATGCTCCGGCACGGCCGACCCCAACGACCCCAACGCCGGAGGCGCGGGTGGCGGTGACGTCGGAACCGCCGACGGCGTGGTCAACGTCTACGGCACGATCAACGGCGACGAGGCGACCCTGCTCGAGCAGTCGTGGGCCGACTGGGAGAAGGCCAACGACATCGAGATCAAGTACACGGGCGACAAGGAGTTCGAGAAGCAGATCGGCATCAAGGTGCAGGGTGGCGACACCCCCGATCTCGCGATCTTCCCCCAGCCCGGCCTGCTGGCCGACACGGTCGCCTCGGGCAAGGTACAAGAGCTGCCCGCCGACGCCCTGGCCAACGTCAAGGAGGGCTGGTCCGAGGACTGGCAGAAGTACGGTCAGGTCGACGGCAAGCAGTACGGGGCCCCGTTGATGGCGAGCGTCAAGGGCTACGTCTGGTACTCCCCCGCCAAGTTCGAGGAGTGGGGCGTCGAGGTCCCCAAGACCTACGACGAACTCGTCGCCCTGTCCAAGACCATCCAGGAGAAGACCGGCGGCCCGTCGTGGTGCGCCGGCTTCAACTCGGGCGAGGCCAGCGGCTGGCCCGGCACCGACTGGGTCGAGGACCTCGTCCTGCGCGAGGCCGGACCCGACGCCTACGACTCGTGGGTCGCGGGAGACACCGAGTTCACCGACCCCGAGATCAAGGCCGCGTTCGACTCGGTCGGCGACATCCTGCTCGACCCGACCCTCGTCAACGCCGGCTACGGCGACGTGAAGTCGATCAACTCGACGGCCTTCGGAGACGTCGCGACCAACGTGGCGAACGGCAGCTGCGCCCTGACCCACCAGGCCTCGTTCTTCGAGGGCTTCCTGACGGCGGCGAACAACGCCAGCGGACAGCCGGCGACGGTCGCCGAGGACGGCGACGTCTGGGCCTTCCTCACCCCGCCCATGAAGGAAGGCGACCCCGCAGCCGTCACCGGCGGTGGCGAGTTCGTCGCGGCGTTCTCGAACGACGACGACACCGCCAAGGTGCAGGCCTACCTCGCCAGCGCCGACTGGGCGAACAGCCGCGTCTCGCTCGGCGGAGTCATCTCGGCCAACAAGGGACTCGACCCCGAGAACGCCGGTAGCGACCTGCTGAAGGGCGCCGTCGAGATCCTGCAGGGCACCGACACCACCTTCCGCTTCGACGGTTCCGACCTGATGCCCAAGTCGGTCGGCTCCGACAGCTTCTGGAAGGGCATGGTCGACTGGATCGACGGCACCGACACCGACACGGTGCTCGACGAGATCCAGGCCGGCTACACCTCGTAA
- a CDS encoding carbohydrate ABC transporter permease, whose translation MSSFFQWLAGIPPLAQIPLILIAFTALVAVVLVFVEFAPRRGTQYTIIRLAVCVVVPVVVLLAFGLYNSVIWVAAVAAVLGGGLFLLDYRSKRGAGYSLQLIAFMTPAVFFLVIGLIYPTITTAGQAFMKNDGSGFAGLDNFVWVFTSPDGLTAFGNTLVWVLLAPITATAIGLAYAVFIDKSRGEKFLKLLVFMPMAISFVGASIIFKFFYDIRQGEQIGLLNGILVAFGGQPVDWLGLEPWNTLLLVIVLIWTQAGFAMTVLSAAIKGVPAEQLEAASLDGTNGFQAFRHITVPGIRTTIIVVLTTISIASLKVYDIVSAMTGGRNDTTILAFEMVRQFQLGSRTGYSSALAVILFVLVLPIVIYNARQIQKQREIR comes from the coding sequence ATGTCCAGTTTCTTCCAGTGGCTGGCGGGAATCCCGCCCCTGGCGCAGATCCCCTTGATCCTCATCGCCTTCACCGCCCTCGTGGCCGTGGTGCTCGTCTTCGTCGAGTTCGCCCCCCGCCGAGGCACGCAGTACACGATCATCCGACTGGCCGTCTGCGTGGTCGTCCCGGTCGTCGTGCTGCTGGCGTTCGGCCTCTACAACTCGGTCATCTGGGTCGCCGCCGTCGCGGCCGTCCTGGGAGGCGGACTGTTCCTGCTCGACTACCGCTCGAAACGCGGTGCCGGCTACTCGCTGCAGCTGATCGCCTTCATGACCCCGGCCGTGTTCTTCCTCGTCATCGGCCTGATCTACCCGACCATCACGACCGCCGGCCAGGCCTTCATGAAGAACGACGGATCGGGCTTCGCCGGGCTCGACAACTTCGTCTGGGTGTTCACGAGCCCCGACGGCCTGACCGCCTTCGGCAACACTCTCGTCTGGGTGCTGCTCGCACCGATCACGGCGACCGCGATCGGCCTCGCCTACGCCGTCTTCATCGACAAGAGCCGGGGCGAGAAGTTCCTCAAGCTGCTCGTGTTCATGCCGATGGCCATCTCGTTCGTCGGCGCCTCGATCATCTTCAAGTTCTTCTACGACATCCGCCAGGGAGAACAGATCGGCCTGCTCAACGGCATCCTCGTCGCCTTCGGCGGCCAGCCGGTCGACTGGCTGGGGCTCGAACCGTGGAACACGCTGCTGCTCGTGATCGTGCTGATCTGGACCCAGGCCGGATTCGCCATGACGGTGCTGTCGGCAGCGATCAAGGGCGTCCCCGCCGAGCAACTCGAGGCGGCGTCGCTCGACGGCACCAACGGGTTCCAGGCGTTCCGGCACATCACCGTCCCCGGCATCCGAACGACCATCATCGTCGTGCTGACGACCATCTCGATCGCCTCGCTGAAGGTCTACGACATCGTCTCGGCCATGACCGGCGGACGCAACGACACGACGATCCTCGCGTTCGAGATGGTCCGGCAGTTCCAGCTCGGCAGCCGTACCGGCTACAGCTCGGCGCTGGCGGTCATCCTCTTCGTGCTCGTGCTGCCGATCGTCATCTACAACGCCCGCCAGATCCAGAAGCAGAGGGAGATCCGATGA
- a CDS encoding carbohydrate ABC transporter permease: MTATPTPVGVAVGSGTERQLKRGIAKIETSSGKLKKGTTSRGATIAALIIAVIWTLPTAGLFISSFRPANDIKTTGWWTVFANPGFTLDNYVNALNSGDSLTLGKAFLNSLVITLPAALIPITIASLAAYAFAWIDFKGRNTMFVLVFALQIVPIQMALVPLLRLFSDGLRIGGLYILPGLGVNGLDGSFAKVWIAHTIFALPLAIFMLHNFISEIPAEVIEAARMDGAGHGQVFFRIVLPLSMPAIASFGIFQFLWVWNDLLVATVFTSGQGLPITKALQDLSGSYGQSWELLTAGAFISIIVPLIVFFALQRFFVRGLLAGATKG, from the coding sequence ATGACTGCCACACCCACCCCCGTCGGGGTCGCCGTCGGCTCGGGCACCGAGAGACAGCTCAAGCGAGGAATCGCGAAGATCGAGACCTCGAGCGGCAAGCTGAAGAAGGGCACGACCAGCCGCGGCGCCACCATCGCCGCGTTGATCATCGCCGTGATCTGGACCCTGCCCACGGCCGGGCTGTTCATCTCGTCGTTCCGGCCCGCGAACGACATCAAGACCACCGGCTGGTGGACCGTCTTCGCCAACCCGGGGTTCACGCTCGACAACTACGTGAACGCCCTCAACTCGGGCGACAGCCTCACGCTCGGGAAGGCGTTCCTGAACTCGCTGGTGATCACGTTGCCGGCGGCGCTGATCCCGATCACGATCGCCAGTCTCGCTGCGTACGCGTTCGCCTGGATCGACTTCAAGGGACGCAACACGATGTTCGTCCTGGTGTTCGCCCTGCAGATCGTCCCCATCCAGATGGCTCTCGTGCCGCTGCTGCGACTGTTCTCGGACGGTCTGCGCATCGGCGGTCTGTACATCCTGCCGGGGCTCGGGGTGAACGGTCTCGACGGCTCGTTCGCGAAGGTCTGGATCGCCCACACGATCTTCGCCCTGCCGCTGGCCATCTTCATGCTGCACAACTTCATCTCCGAGATCCCGGCCGAGGTGATCGAGGCCGCCCGCATGGACGGCGCCGGTCACGGACAGGTGTTCTTCCGCATCGTGCTGCCGCTGTCGATGCCCGCGATCGCCTCGTTCGGCATCTTCCAGTTCTTGTGGGTCTGGAACGACCTCCTCGTGGCCACGGTCTTCACCTCGGGCCAGGGCTTGCCGATCACGAAGGCACTGCAGGACCTCTCGGGGTCGTACGGCCAGTCGTGGGAGCTGCTCACGGCCGGGGCGTTCATCTCGATCATCGTGCCGCTCATCGTGTTCTTCGCCCTGCAGCGGTTCTTCGTGCGCGGCCTGCTGGCCGGCGCCACGAAGGGCTGA
- a CDS encoding MBL fold metallo-hydrolase, translated as MRLTKLEHACLILEKDGRKLVVDPGSFTAPLIDLHDVDAVVVTHEHADHWTPDQLTHLLATNPGVTVYGPAGVATAAEGFDVHVVGDGDTVEVGPFTLAFHGSRHAVIHESLPVVDNVGVLVDGSLFYPGDQFTVPPVPVDVLATPVGAPWLKVAEVIDYVAAVAPRLAFPTHEQTLSGPGLAMHFDRMKASAQSIGGDAVKLEAHESIDL; from the coding sequence ATGCGCCTCACGAAGCTCGAACACGCCTGCCTGATCCTCGAGAAGGACGGGCGCAAGCTCGTCGTCGACCCCGGGTCGTTCACGGCTCCCCTCATCGACCTGCACGACGTCGACGCCGTCGTGGTCACCCACGAGCACGCCGACCACTGGACGCCCGACCAGCTGACCCATCTGCTCGCCACGAACCCCGGGGTGACGGTCTACGGCCCCGCGGGCGTGGCCACGGCCGCCGAGGGCTTCGACGTGCACGTGGTCGGCGACGGAGACACGGTCGAGGTCGGCCCCTTCACGCTGGCCTTCCACGGCTCGCGGCACGCGGTCATCCACGAGAGCCTCCCGGTCGTCGACAACGTCGGCGTGCTCGTCGACGGGTCGCTGTTCTACCCGGGTGACCAGTTCACGGTCCCGCCCGTGCCGGTCGACGTCCTCGCGACGCCCGTCGGGGCGCCCTGGCTCAAGGTGGCCGAGGTGATCGACTACGTCGCGGCCGTCGCACCCCGACTGGCCTTCCCCACCCACGAGCAGACGCTCTCCGGCCCCGGGCTCGCCATGCACTTCGACCGCATGAAGGCGTCCGCGCAGTCGATCGGTGGCGACGCCGTGAAGCTCGAGGCGCACGAGTCGATCGACCTCTAG
- the serA gene encoding phosphoglycerate dehydrogenase has translation MAKPVVLIAEELSPATVDALGPDFDVRSVDGTDRPALLAALADADAILVRSATQVDAEAIAAAPSLKVVARAGVGLDNVDIKAATTAGVMVVNAPTSNIISAAELTVGHILSLARHIPAAHSALAQGQWKRSKYTGVELYEKTVGIVGLGRIGALITARLQAFGVNVVAYDPYVTPARAQQLGVTLLSLDELLATSDFVTIHMPKTPETTGMIGLEQMKAMKKSAFVVNVARGGLIDEDGLYEALTTGEIAGAGLDVFVKEPPVDQKLLGLENVVVTPHLGASTDEAQEKAGVSVARSVRLALGGELVPDAVNVAGGVIDPYVRPGIPLVEKIGQVFSGLADSPLTSVDVEVRGDLVEYDVSVLKLAALKGIFTNIVSESVSYVNAPLLAEQRGITVRLLTDPTSDEYRNVITLRGSLSDGSQISVSGTLTGTKQVEKIVEINGYDVEVPLAAHHLVMVYTDRPGIVAVYGREFGDAGINIAGMQIARQSAGGQALSVLTIDSPAPDELVEKVRVAIDAKTLREIDVTL, from the coding sequence GTGGCCAAGCCCGTCGTGTTGATCGCAGAAGAACTGTCACCCGCAACCGTCGACGCCCTCGGGCCCGACTTCGACGTGCGATCGGTGGACGGCACCGACCGCCCCGCACTGCTGGCCGCCCTGGCCGACGCCGACGCGATCCTCGTGCGGTCGGCGACGCAGGTCGACGCCGAGGCCATCGCCGCCGCCCCGTCGCTCAAGGTCGTCGCGCGCGCCGGCGTCGGGCTCGACAACGTCGACATCAAGGCGGCCACCACGGCCGGTGTCATGGTCGTCAACGCACCGACGTCGAACATCATCTCCGCCGCCGAGCTTACCGTCGGTCACATCCTCAGCCTCGCGCGTCACATCCCGGCAGCGCACTCCGCCCTGGCCCAGGGGCAGTGGAAGCGGTCGAAGTACACGGGCGTCGAACTCTACGAGAAGACGGTCGGCATCGTCGGCCTCGGCCGCATCGGCGCCCTCATCACGGCGCGCCTGCAGGCCTTCGGCGTGAACGTCGTCGCCTACGACCCCTACGTCACGCCGGCCCGCGCCCAGCAGCTCGGGGTCACGCTGCTGTCGCTCGACGAGCTGCTCGCCACGAGCGACTTCGTGACGATCCACATGCCCAAGACCCCCGAGACGACCGGCATGATCGGCCTCGAGCAGATGAAGGCGATGAAGAAGTCGGCCTTCGTCGTCAACGTGGCACGCGGCGGCCTCATCGACGAGGACGGCCTGTACGAGGCCCTGACCACCGGCGAGATCGCCGGTGCCGGACTCGACGTGTTCGTGAAGGAGCCCCCGGTCGACCAGAAGCTGCTGGGTCTCGAGAACGTCGTGGTGACCCCGCACCTCGGTGCCTCGACGGACGAGGCGCAGGAGAAGGCCGGCGTCTCGGTGGCCCGCTCGGTGCGGCTCGCACTCGGCGGCGAGCTCGTCCCCGACGCGGTCAACGTGGCCGGCGGCGTCATCGACCCCTACGTGCGACCCGGCATCCCCCTGGTCGAGAAGATCGGTCAGGTGTTCTCCGGCCTCGCCGACAGCCCGTTGACGAGCGTCGACGTCGAGGTGCGCGGCGACCTGGTCGAGTACGACGTCAGCGTGTTGAAGCTGGCGGCCCTGAAGGGCATCTTCACGAACATCGTCAGCGAGTCGGTGAGCTACGTGAACGCGCCGTTGCTGGCCGAGCAGCGCGGCATCACCGTTCGTCTGCTCACCGACCCGACCAGCGACGAGTACCGCAACGTCATCACCCTGCGCGGCTCACTCAGCGACGGCTCGCAGATCTCGGTCTCGGGCACCCTGACCGGCACGAAGCAGGTCGAGAAGATCGTCGAGATCAACGGCTACGACGTCGAGGTCCCCCTGGCGGCCCACCACCTCGTGATGGTCTACACCGATCGCCCCGGCATCGTGGCGGTCTACGGTCGCGAGTTCGGTGACGCCGGCATCAACATCGCGGGCATGCAGATCGCCCGCCAGAGCGCCGGTGGTCAGGCGCTGAGCGTCCTGACCATCGACAGCCCCGCGCCCGACGAGCTCGTCGAGAAGGTGCGCGTGGCCATCGACGCGAAGACGCTGCGCGAGATCGACGTCACGCTGTAG
- a CDS encoding mannitol-1-phosphate 5-dehydrogenase: MAHSKKAVHFGAGNIGRGFVAQFLHASGYEVVFADVNDDLIGALQSQSSFEVHEVGEDSRTTVVDGYRAINSRTDEAALVAEIATADVVTTAVGARILPFVAPVIAKGLAQRSADRASLSVIACENAINATDSLAAAVREHDPAENAVFANCAIDRIVPEQAGGTLDVTIESFFEWVVESTPFGEHRPDIEGVTWVADLEPFIERKLFTVNTAHAAAAYHGFRKGLTSIREALDDAEVMAEVRGVLAETKGLLVAKHELDADEQQSYIEKNLVRIANPHLPDTTERVGRNPLRKLSRHERFVGPAAQAAERGLPYDALVRAVRAALDFSVPDDVESVELQSLLSSGLAADELTRTLTGVQDDHPLFPALLAAVSSKLTA, encoded by the coding sequence ATGGCTCACAGCAAGAAGGCCGTGCACTTCGGCGCCGGCAACATCGGTCGGGGCTTCGTCGCCCAGTTCCTCCACGCGAGTGGTTACGAGGTCGTCTTCGCCGACGTGAACGACGACCTGATCGGGGCGCTGCAGTCGCAGTCGTCGTTCGAGGTGCACGAGGTCGGTGAAGACAGCCGTACGACCGTCGTCGACGGTTATCGCGCCATCAACAGCCGCACCGACGAGGCGGCCCTCGTCGCCGAGATCGCGACCGCCGACGTCGTGACCACCGCGGTCGGTGCCCGCATCCTGCCGTTCGTCGCACCGGTCATCGCCAAGGGGCTGGCCCAGCGGTCCGCCGATCGGGCGTCGCTCTCCGTCATCGCGTGCGAGAACGCCATCAACGCCACCGACTCGTTGGCGGCCGCGGTGCGCGAGCACGATCCGGCCGAGAACGCCGTCTTCGCGAACTGTGCCATCGACCGGATCGTGCCCGAGCAGGCCGGCGGCACGCTCGACGTCACCATCGAGTCGTTCTTCGAATGGGTCGTCGAGAGCACGCCGTTCGGCGAGCACCGCCCCGACATCGAGGGCGTCACCTGGGTCGCCGACCTCGAGCCCTTCATCGAGCGCAAGCTCTTCACGGTCAACACCGCCCACGCCGCGGCCGCTTATCATGGGTTCCGCAAGGGGCTCACGAGCATCCGTGAGGCCCTGGACGACGCCGAGGTCATGGCCGAGGTCCGCGGCGTCCTCGCCGAGACGAAGGGCCTGCTCGTGGCCAAGCACGAGCTCGACGCCGACGAGCAGCAGTCCTACATCGAGAAGAACCTCGTCCGCATCGCCAACCCGCACCTCCCCGACACGACCGAACGCGTCGGCCGCAACCCCCTCCGCAAGCTCAGCCGCCACGAGCGGTTCGTGGGTCCCGCGGCCCAGGCCGCCGAGCGGGGGCTGCCCTACGACGCACTCGTCCGCGCCGTGCGTGCCGCCCTCGACTTCTCCGTGCCGGACGACGTCGAGAGCGTCGAGCTGCAGTCGCTGCTGAGCTCGGGCCTCGCCGCCGACGAGCTGACGCGCACGCTGACGGGCGTCCAGGACGACCACCCGCTGTTCCCCGCGTTGCTCGCGGCGGTCTCGTCCAAGCTCACCGCATGA
- the ilvN gene encoding acetolactate synthase small subunit: MSHVLSLLVEDKPGLLTRVAGLFARRGFNIESLAVGKSEVEGLSRITVVVDVEELPLEQVTKQLNKLINVIKIVELDYSQSVQREHLLIKVRVDNTTRSQVLEAVTLFRASVVDVSTDALVIEVTGDTGKTTALLRVLEPYGIKEISQSGLLAIGRGAKSITDRVFKN; this comes from the coding sequence ATGAGCCACGTCCTGTCCCTGCTCGTCGAAGACAAGCCGGGTCTGCTGACCCGTGTCGCCGGCCTCTTCGCCCGGCGCGGCTTCAACATCGAGAGCCTCGCCGTCGGCAAGAGCGAGGTCGAGGGGCTGAGCCGCATCACGGTCGTCGTCGACGTCGAAGAACTGCCGCTCGAGCAGGTCACCAAGCAGCTGAACAAGCTCATCAACGTGATCAAGATCGTCGAGCTGGACTACTCGCAGTCCGTGCAGCGCGAGCACCTGCTGATCAAGGTGCGCGTCGACAACACGACCCGCTCGCAGGTGCTCGAGGCCGTCACCCTCTTCCGCGCCTCGGTGGTCGACGTGTCGACCGACGCCCTCGTCATCGAGGTCACGGGCGACACCGGCAAGACGACGGCGCTGCTCCGCGTGCTCGAGCCCTACGGCATCAAGGAGATCTCGCAGTCGGGCCTGTTGGCCATCGGCCGCGGCGCGAAGTCGATCACCGACCGCGTCTTCAAGAACTGA